A genomic region of Granulicella sp. L56 contains the following coding sequences:
- a CDS encoding acyltransferase has translation MVEPLPTRAASMSRIPSLDGLRALSIFLVIALHTIQRFGMTHHVSLIWFAIFNGDTGVFIFFVISGYLITSLLLHEQQKRGSISMGSFYFRRAMRILPPVYLYVAVLLLLGWAGRLAVTRIDIVSALFFFHNYALTVRMWSLEHFWTLSIEEQFYFIWPCILYYCLRHRPGIAGRMAAAKFALVVIVISPVIRVASFASHVPYLHHGGMFQMRADSLMFGCVIALLQGTPLFERVYSFVTKIWWIPPAVIFLSDCIGARFQNYWEFPFGFTLCGTAIAFFLLWCVRNPHSAVGNVLNSRPVMHIGVLSYSIYIWQTLFLHSMNASVFGPSLKIISTFPGNWVAILIVAELSYYVVEQPSLRLRNRLMRYIPAKSSKSVPLVE, from the coding sequence ATGGTCGAACCCCTCCCCACACGGGCCGCATCGATGTCTCGCATTCCCAGTCTCGATGGTCTGCGTGCGCTGTCTATCTTTCTCGTCATCGCTCTGCACACGATCCAGCGATTCGGCATGACTCACCATGTCTCTCTCATCTGGTTTGCCATCTTCAATGGTGATACCGGCGTATTTATCTTTTTTGTCATCAGCGGCTATCTCATCACAAGCCTTCTTTTGCATGAGCAACAGAAGCGCGGCTCCATCAGTATGGGCAGCTTCTACTTTCGACGCGCCATGCGCATCCTGCCCCCGGTCTATCTCTATGTGGCCGTCCTTCTTCTTCTCGGCTGGGCTGGGCGATTGGCGGTCACTCGAATCGATATCGTCAGCGCACTCTTCTTCTTTCATAACTACGCACTCACGGTGCGCATGTGGTCGCTGGAGCATTTCTGGACTCTCAGCATCGAAGAGCAGTTCTACTTCATCTGGCCTTGCATCCTTTATTACTGCCTGCGTCATCGTCCCGGCATCGCCGGCCGTATGGCTGCTGCGAAGTTCGCCCTTGTCGTCATCGTCATCTCCCCGGTGATTCGTGTCGCCTCTTTCGCTTCTCATGTTCCTTACCTGCATCATGGGGGCATGTTTCAAATGCGTGCGGACTCGCTCATGTTTGGCTGCGTCATCGCCTTATTGCAGGGGACCCCGCTCTTCGAGCGCGTCTACAGCTTCGTCACGAAGATATGGTGGATTCCTCCCGCCGTTATCTTCCTCTCCGATTGCATCGGTGCCCGCTTCCAGAATTATTGGGAGTTTCCCTTTGGCTTTACACTCTGCGGAACAGCCATCGCGTTCTTCCTGCTCTGGTGTGTTCGCAATCCACATTCCGCCGTCGGCAATGTGCTGAACAGTCGCCCTGTCATGCATATCGGTGTTCTGTCCTACAGCATTTACATCTGGCAGACGCTGTTCCTGCACAGTATGAACGCGTCTGTGTTCGGCCCTTCCCTGAAGATCATCAGCACCTTTCCTGGCAACTGGGTCGCAATCCTCATCGTCGCCGAACTTTCCTACTATGTGGTCGAGCAGCCCTCGCTGCGCCTCCGAAATCGACTCATGCGATATATCCCTGCAAAGTCATCAAAGAGCGTCCCTCTTGTCGAATAA
- a CDS encoding acyltransferase produces MTPKVSHQKPSKREIELDFLRGIAILMVIDYHSPRAILFYPFRVLGFSHFGWAGVDVFFILSGFLVGGLLVKEWMLYGRIDSKRFLIRRGFKIWPQYYLFIGLILLTGHRTFHQMWGNLLNIQNYVGGVAHTWSLGVEEHAYLLLVLCLAIAAWRATRMRNLFLFLAGVTGTVIFLRMMLTVYGFDTVTATHTRIDGILEGVLLAILYHYAPETFRRWQNRRWIWFLVLALVFAFFRLNLQTRWAASLSFDCANALGVALLMLLYRHREGRRRSALYRLVAWIGLYSYGIYLWHVAVIAPLVQVSPHLPRWLAPVWVAIAPTLLGALVGIFFTKVVEFPALKLRDRLFPRRVDSAVGTPAEIEVEAHASSTT; encoded by the coding sequence GTGACCCCAAAAGTCAGTCATCAAAAGCCATCAAAGCGCGAGATAGAACTGGATTTTTTGCGCGGCATCGCCATCTTAATGGTGATCGATTACCATTCCCCGCGGGCCATTCTGTTTTATCCTTTCAGAGTATTGGGGTTTAGTCATTTTGGGTGGGCGGGCGTGGACGTCTTCTTCATCCTGAGCGGTTTTCTGGTGGGTGGTCTGCTGGTAAAGGAATGGATGCTGTATGGCCGGATTGACAGCAAGCGCTTTCTGATTCGCCGCGGCTTTAAAATCTGGCCACAATATTATCTTTTTATAGGCTTGATCCTGTTGACAGGCCACCGCACCTTCCACCAGATGTGGGGCAATCTGTTAAATATCCAAAACTATGTGGGGGGTGTCGCTCACACATGGAGTCTGGGTGTAGAAGAGCACGCTTACCTGCTGCTGGTATTGTGCCTAGCCATCGCTGCCTGGCGTGCAACGCGGATGAGAAATCTCTTCCTCTTTCTCGCAGGAGTGACAGGTACTGTCATTTTCCTGCGAATGATGCTGACGGTGTACGGTTTCGATACGGTCACAGCCACCCATACCAGGATTGATGGAATCCTGGAAGGTGTATTGCTTGCCATTCTTTATCACTATGCCCCGGAGACATTCAGGCGGTGGCAGAATCGCAGATGGATCTGGTTTCTTGTTCTTGCATTGGTGTTTGCTTTCTTCCGGCTGAATCTGCAAACGCGATGGGCGGCTTCGCTCAGCTTCGACTGTGCCAACGCATTAGGCGTTGCCCTCTTAATGCTGCTGTACCGGCATCGGGAAGGACGCCGGCGGTCTGCGCTCTATCGTCTGGTTGCGTGGATTGGACTGTATTCGTATGGAATCTATCTCTGGCACGTTGCCGTGATTGCTCCCCTCGTTCAGGTGTCACCACACCTGCCGCGATGGCTGGCACCGGTCTGGGTGGCGATTGCTCCAACCCTGCTGGGAGCGCTGGTCGGCATCTTCTTTACTAAAGTCGTCGAATTTCCAGCCTTGAAGCTGCGAGATCGGCTGTTTCCAAGAAGAGTTGACTCCGCTGTAGGCACGCCAGCCGAAATCGAAGTAGAAGCCCACGCAAGCTCGACAACGTGA
- a CDS encoding RodZ family helix-turn-helix domain-containing protein: MERFCDELRWAREQRKISIEAICEETKVSPRHLRALEAGEYNELPGGVFRKGIVRSYLAALGLEESSWLDRFEASLRESGAQDAEVEDWSEFAENVRRNRGASESGTKLQWMGVAMMMVALLALAWSVWKFVLHGRLP, from the coding sequence ATGGAAAGATTCTGCGACGAGCTGCGATGGGCGCGTGAGCAGCGCAAGATCTCGATTGAAGCGATCTGCGAGGAGACCAAGGTCTCGCCGCGGCACCTGCGCGCGTTAGAAGCGGGAGAGTACAACGAGTTGCCCGGCGGAGTCTTTCGCAAGGGCATCGTGCGCAGTTATCTTGCTGCGCTGGGGCTAGAAGAGTCATCGTGGCTCGACCGGTTCGAAGCAAGTCTGCGCGAGAGCGGCGCGCAGGATGCCGAGGTCGAAGACTGGTCTGAATTCGCCGAGAATGTGCGCAGGAACAGAGGCGCCAGCGAGTCAGGAACGAAGCTGCAGTGGATGGGCGTGGCAATGATGATGGTTGCGCTGCTCGCTCTGGCATGGTCCGTGTGGAAGTTCGTTCTGCACGGGCGATTGCCTTAG